The following proteins come from a genomic window of Nitrospirota bacterium:
- a CDS encoding glycine C-acetyltransferase yields MAYTSFKRAVEAQLAEIRAAGLYKTERQLLGPQGAEVRIAPPQGQASAPVEVLNLCANNYLGLASHPDVVKAAEEALAHHGYGLASVRFICGTQDLHKRLEQALSTFLGTGDTILYGSCFDANGGLFETLLDERDAVVSDALNHASLIDGIRLCKAKRLRYAHADMAELEAALAQAADSRLRLIATDGVFSMDGDLAKLDRIVELADRYDALVVVDDSHATGVLGQSGRGTPAHYGVADRVDLITSTLGKALGGASGGFTSGRAEIVELLRQRSRPYLFSNTLPPMIAAAALQALKLVAQGEHLRATLRENASFFRAQMSALGFTLVPGDHPIIPIMLGDAALAVRMAERLLGEGIYVVAFSYPVVPKGQARIRVQMSAAHRREQLERAVNAFAKIGRELGILK; encoded by the coding sequence ATGGCCTATACCTCGTTCAAGCGCGCCGTCGAGGCGCAGCTCGCGGAGATCCGAGCCGCCGGCCTCTACAAGACCGAGCGGCAACTGCTCGGGCCGCAGGGCGCCGAGGTACGGATCGCCCCGCCCCAGGGGCAGGCCTCCGCGCCGGTCGAGGTGCTGAACCTCTGCGCCAACAACTACCTGGGCCTGGCCAGCCACCCGGACGTGGTGAAGGCCGCCGAGGAGGCGCTCGCGCACCACGGCTACGGCCTGGCTTCGGTGCGCTTCATCTGCGGCACGCAGGATCTCCACAAGCGGCTGGAGCAGGCCCTCTCCACCTTTCTCGGCACCGGCGACACGATCCTCTACGGTTCCTGCTTCGACGCGAACGGCGGGCTCTTCGAGACCCTGCTGGACGAGCGGGACGCCGTCGTCAGCGACGCGCTGAACCACGCGAGCCTGATCGACGGCATCCGCCTCTGCAAGGCCAAGCGGCTCCGCTACGCCCACGCCGACATGGCCGAACTGGAGGCGGCGCTCGCGCAGGCCGCCGATTCCCGGCTGCGGCTGATCGCGACCGACGGGGTCTTCTCGATGGACGGGGATCTGGCCAAGCTGGACCGGATCGTGGAGCTGGCCGACCGGTACGACGCGCTGGTGGTGGTGGACGACAGCCACGCGACCGGCGTGCTGGGCCAGTCGGGCCGGGGCACGCCGGCCCATTACGGGGTGGCGGACCGGGTGGACCTGATCACGAGCACCCTGGGCAAGGCGCTGGGCGGCGCCTCGGGCGGGTTTACGTCGGGCCGGGCCGAGATCGTCGAGCTCCTGCGCCAGCGGTCCCGCCCCTACCTCTTCTCGAACACCCTGCCGCCGATGATCGCGGCGGCGGCCCTGCAGGCGCTCAAGCTGGTGGCCCAGGGCGAGCATCTGCGCGCGACCCTGCGGGAGAACGCCTCGTTCTTCCGTGCACAGATGAGCGCACTGGGCTTCACCCTGGTGCCGGGCGACCATCCGATCATTCCGATCATGCTGGGCGACGCGGCGCTCGCCGTCCGGATGGCCGAGCGTCTGCTCGGCGAGGGCATCTACGTCGTGGCGTTCAGCTACCCGGTCGTGCCCAAGGGACAGGCGCGCATCCGCGTCCAGATGTCCGCCGCTCACAGGCGGGAGCAGCTCGAGCGGGCGGTCAACGCCTTCGCCAAGATCGGCCGCGAGCTGGGCATCCTCAAGTAG
- a CDS encoding CBS domain-containing protein gives MDTTLPDQQGGLLTTVHTAPRDISVRDVARLMTARGVGAVVVVDGPSPVGIVTDRDIVVRVTAAGLDPAYVLVGAIMSAPLVTVPESESVEAAIVVMGRHGVRRLPIVDEAGHLLSILTLGDLLRLNLARAEDLAPIIKERATPLAPSPDVRPEPREAPLPQPPAPQPANVPPPTLSGPVVSAVRPSVVIPMVKRRRRRSMLATMRRWTSPR, from the coding sequence ATGGACACGACGCTCCCTGACCAACAAGGAGGCTTGCTGACGACGGTCCACACCGCACCGCGGGACATCTCGGTGCGGGACGTGGCCCGGCTGATGACCGCGCGCGGGGTGGGCGCGGTCGTGGTCGTGGACGGGCCGTCGCCCGTGGGGATCGTGACGGACCGGGACATCGTCGTCCGGGTCACGGCGGCCGGCCTGGACCCGGCCTACGTCCTGGTGGGCGCGATCATGTCCGCGCCGCTGGTGACGGTGCCCGAGTCGGAAAGCGTCGAGGCCGCCATCGTGGTGATGGGACGGCACGGGGTCCGGCGTCTTCCCATCGTGGACGAGGCCGGCCATCTCCTCTCGATCCTCACGCTGGGCGATCTGCTCCGCCTCAACCTCGCCCGCGCGGAGGACCTGGCCCCCATCATCAAGGAACGGGCCACTCCCTTGGCTCCGTCCCCGGATGTCCGGCCTGAGCCTCGCGAAGCCCCGCTGCCCCAGCCACCGGCTCCCCAACCGGCCAACGTTCCGCCGCCCACCTTGTCCGGGCCCGTCGTCAGCGCCGTGCGCCCGTCGGTCGTGATCCCGATGGTTAAACGGCGGCGGCGACGGAGCATGCTCGCGACGATGAGGCGGTGGACCTCCCCTCGATAA